ttttatatgACTTGGATTCTAGGATTTACACTTGGATAACCTCAATCAGCTAAGGCTGACCAAAGGCATCAATTGATCAGGATAAGGCAATATTATACCACTACCGCATATCATCAGAGGCAAACATGCAATAAAATGTAAAGGTCTTGGAACATGTATTCACTATAGAATGCATGAAATTGAAGAAAAACATAAGAGGATAGAAAGTCAAATAAGTAGCAGAGGATattgacaaaaataaaataaaatctataatTTCTTATATTGAGTGTTAAGCAAATAACCATCTTGTAGGCAATTGAGATTAATCAAAACTTAACATTTGAATTTTAAATAGAAAGCAAGAGACTAACCATCGGTTTTCCGTTTAACTCCTCAGTTCTAGTGGAAGGCGGTTCACGTTGATCTTCTAAATGCTCACACATAGTGGGATTCTGGGTTGAAATTGGCTCCCCTGGGAGTGCCTTTGATCTTTCTTCAGACAGATTCGTACTAGCCATGACACCATTCACTATGCCTACCTTGTCGCTCCTACTCGCAGATATTCGTACCACATTGTAGACATAAGACCACAGAAAGATGGCTCCCATCTAAAGCATTGCAATAAGCAAGAAACAAGAATCAAAATCACTTCGTTATGATATCCTTTCAAGTCATTAGATATGCCCTCATGTGTAAATGACCGATATGTACTATCGCCCATCTGTTAATGATGCCCAATACAAGTGACCGTGGTATGGATGCATTATCTGAGCTGTTCATTAGACCTGCTTAATGAGTCACCTGGACTCACACACGTGtcccacattggcatgtgtggggCACTTTCAAGTAGGATAATTCACCACTTTATGCTAATTACTAAGAAAGTGCAGAAACTTTAGAATGCAAAGGAAGCTATTTGAAAAGTTCATCTTACAGCCATAGACAGTGAAGCGTATGCGAGTCCATATTTATTGCAGAGATCTTGAGCTCCAAATGGATTTCCTTTCTCTTTACAGATAGCCGGGACTATAATAATAAGCATATTCCCCAGATTTCCTGTTTGTGAAACCAAAGCAACGAGAGATCATTTGCCACGTTGATCAGATCAGTGAAAGAAACGCTAGTAAAAGTATGATGATGATACTTGCCACCAGCACAACAGCCCAAAACGAGCCCCCTCAAACGGGAAGGAGGTTTTATAATTTGGATGACGACCCACCCAAGTACTGTGCCGATTATGAAAGTAAGAAGGATATTTAATGGCATGAACCATCTGTACATTTAACAAGGAGCATCTGGTTAAAAAAATAACAACTCTCGTCAAGTGAAAATACTACAAGCATTTTGGTCGATGATGGAACAAGAAAAAACCATCATTTTCTGGTGAGTCCTAACAAATAAGCAACAAATGGAGCTTGCTGGAATTGCTTGTGAGCAATGATGGGGGTGGTGTGTTTCCATCTTATCAGTGGGTGTGTATGTATGTAGGTAGTCCCTTGGACTGCCAcaatttttaaatattaataaataGAGATGGGGGACCCAAAACACTTACCTAATTCATAACTTGGTATCAGAACATTaggctctctctcactctctcatacATAGAAGAACACCcacaagagaagaaagaagatccctccctccctccctctttgtGAGAAATTAGTCATTGGTGTTATCTATATGCCTCACTTGTCATCTAAGGACCTACTGGCCAATATGGTTACCAAAGGCATTTTTGGTTCCCATCTTATGAAATTATATCCAAGCTGCATCTCTAGCATTATGCATGGGAATCATCTTAGGGGATCATAATTGTTGATCTACTGGGCCAACGTGTTAAAATGAAACAACCCAAGATTACTGACTGACAAACTTTCTTAGCTATTGCATCATGGGCGTGAAAACGCGTGGTTTAGAAGTTTTTTAGCAGAAAAGAGTAATGGTCGAAATCTAACATCTAGGATTGTCCAATAACAGCAATTTTGGGGACCATGACCAATGTATTCGATCTCCCTAAGATGATTGTGATGTTTACAATGGAGATGCTATCATTTTCCCAAGCATGCATGTTACATACTTGAGATAAATTCAGATCTTTTCTCACTGGTGAAAAATGCTAATAGAAAACCTTtagttatatataaaaaaaaaaaaaacaagaagactAATTCAACTGAATAGCATCATGTGAATTCCAGGATTATCTAGTAGATCTGAATTTTTCATGGAACAGAATGCAAGTTCAAAAAACAAAATCTTCATTTCCCTCCACCAATCTTGCATGCAACAAAGAAACGGAAAAAGAACAAGAAACTCACAACGAAACCATGCTTTTGAGTGTGATAGTTTTAGATAGATTGGTGTACACGaagcatggattgaatacataaaACACCACCTGTTCATGAACAGATTGCACCAATTAGTCTAGCCAAACGAATGCCTGTGTAGACacaaaattcacaaaaataaagAATTAAGAAATATTACTACAATAACAGCAAAATGATAAGAAAGCAGAACGGGCAATTTCTTGATTTTCCATTTGAAATTAAATATTAAATttcaagtttaaaaaaaaaaaaaaagaatttctaTTGAGAATGAGATGGGAGAGTTGATTTTGAACATTCAGTTTAATCACAaggatttgattttaaaaaaaggatttttTCTACTATGCATAATGGACAAGAAGCCCAATTGCAATTGTGTTCCTTTCAAGTCCCACTTACAGGCTGAGTTTGGTTGCCCAAATATCATGAAGTTTCATGCTTAATCAGTCCAATTTGGTGCAagatttcatgaaatttcatgaaatttggtgcaaccaaacacacccaaaaggGATTTATAGTATATTTATCCTTCGTTAATTTTGTCGTTAATTTTGTTTGCTGTCTGATTCTTGGGCATGTACCTTGGGcctatcctaaaataatttcCCCTGAATTGTTAGGTAACAAATTCAATCAACTCAATTAAGTTCAAAATTCAATCATGTCCGGAAGTCCACAAATTGATTTTGTTCTATTGGAAGTTTGTTAATTGAGTCTATGCGTATGAACAACACAAACAGATCATGTATCCAAAACAGTAGTTAGTTACAAAAGCACATGCTCGCAAAACCACAATCCAACTCACGTTGTTCAAATGCTTCCTAGCAGCTCCACCTAAGATACCGACACGCTTCGTTGCGAGATATGACCCAACGCCAGTCACAATAAGAAGTTTCAGAACTGGCATAGCCGCAGAAATGAAAAGATTTCTGAGCCCCATATCCAAATCTCCTTCAAATTCTCAaactcttccttcttctgccaaaaCATCTCAtgtataaatttgaaattgaacaTGAGtacaaaaatcaaacagaaatggTTTTTTCCATTAAAATTTCCTAATATGAAAATTCATGGTCACAAGAACAAAAGTGCAATACTGACTTCTTTGATTGAAAACATCCAACAAACCCACACACATgaaaaaaatcttaaaatctGTCTCCTCCTCTTCCTTGCTCATTCCAATTAAAAAACTCATCTAAGCTTCTTTCATTATAAAATTTCTTCTTAAGAAATTCAAATTTAGAAATGGTTTTCTCAGGAGGTTGCTGATATAATAATTTCAGTTAGAAGGAGAAAACAGGACGATGGTAACCATGCCAAAATATCGTTGAAAATCTCCAATGATACTTCTCTCTTGTTCAAAGAAAAACATTCATAACAACTTCCCATTCAAAGTCTAATGTAAAATTCAAAACACTAGATGGGTTTCATTATCAATGCTAAAAAAAATCATTGTGTATTGCCACAAGACATGACATATCAACAAACATACTATACTTTGGTTGACTTTTCATattggccttatatatatatatatatatatatccagaaaaacatgaaaagatCAGGATATGATTTAAAACCCATGTAAAATgtatattaaaaattatttcgTCAATGAAAACATAGAATCTAATTCAAGATATCATTTGAAAGATATCAAATAGATATAAAAGGGTGAAAAAAGACTATTCAACAATTACTTCATATGGCTGATACAAATACATTTTTGATATTCCGAAAGACCTATTTTACCAAACATCCTCTCTCAACAATTACTTCATATGGCTGATACAAATACATTTTTGATATT
This region of Magnolia sinica isolate HGM2019 chromosome 1, MsV1, whole genome shotgun sequence genomic DNA includes:
- the LOC131218967 gene encoding protein PIN-LIKES 3-like isoform X2: MGLRNLFISAAMPVLKLLIVTGVGSYLATKRVGILGGAARKHLNNVVFYVFNPCFVYTNLSKTITLKSMVSLWFMPLNILLTFIIGTVLGWVVIQIIKPPSRLRGLVLGCCAGGNLGNMLIIIVPAICKEKGNPFGAQDLCNKYGLAYASLSMAMGAIFLWSYVYNVVRISASRSDKVGIVNGVMASTNLSEERSKALPGEPISTQNPTMCEHLEDQREPPSTRTEELNGKPMVPVPVPAQLKQILKTISGKVDMKNLLAPSTIGVIIGFFIGMIAPIRKLLIGENAPLRVIQASAALLGDGAIPTTTIIMGGNLTKGIRKSEVRVSLIIAIIIVRYIALPLLGVGVVEGAIHLGLVHKDPLYQFILLLQFALPPAMDIGTMTQLFGAGESECSVILLWTYSLAILSLTLWSAFFMWLVS